The Thermosynechococcus sp. CL-1 genomic interval AGTGGATTGGCAAGGCAAAGTCAACTTGATTCAGGCTGCCCAAGCTGCTGATATTGAGCACCTGATCTTTTTCTCGATTATGGGAGCGCAGGACTATCCCCACGTGCCCCTGATGCAAATCAAACACTGTACCGAAGACTTCTTGCGCGAATCAGGGCTAAACTACACGATCCTGCGTCCCTGTGGCTTCTTTCAGGGCTTGATTGGCCAATACGCGATCCCGATTCTGGAAAATCAATCCATTTGGGTTTTGGGAGAGTCCACCGCCATTGCCTACATGGATACTCAGGACGTGGCCAAATTTGCCGTGCGTGCCATTGATCGGCCAGCGACCTATGGCAAAACCTTTGATCTAGCGGGCACCCGCGCTTGGACAGCCGATGAAATTATTAAGCTATGTGAAAATCTCTCAGGGCAGGAGGCAAAAATTACCCGCTTGCCCATTGGGGTTTTGCGAGCCGCACGGCAGGCCACCCAGTGGTTTCAGTGGACATGGAACATTAGCGATCGCCTTGCCTTTACGGAAGTGATTGCCAGTGGTCAAGTCTTCAATGCCCCGATGGAGGAAGTCTATCGCACCTTTGACCTCGATCCCAGCGAAACCCTGACCCTTGAGGCCTATTTACAGGACTATTTCACCCGAATTCTGCGTAAACTCAAAGAATTGGATTACGAAAAAGCCAAACAGAAAAAATCTGGACGCAAAAAACGCAGTCCCTTTAAGTCCACCCCCTAGGAGTTGCTGTGAAGGCGGGGATCATCTACAACGAAGGCAAACCCCTTGCGGTCGAATTGGCTACCCATGTCCGTCAAATCTTAGAGCTTCAGGGCTGGGAAGTGCACATGGCCACGGGGATTGGTGGCATTCTTGGCTATTCCCGTCCCGATAGTCCCGTCTGCCATACCCCCATTGATCAACTGGTGCCCCCCGGCTTTGATGCTTCCATGGCCTTTGCGGTGGTTCTTGGCGGCGATGGCACTGTGCTTTCTGCCTTTCGCCAGTTGGCTCCCTGTGAGATTCCGCTGCTCACCATCAACACCGGCCACTTGGGCTTTCTCACCGAGGGCTATGTCGCCGATTTAGAACCTGCCCTTGATCAAGTGCTGCGCGGCGACTACACGATTGAAGATCGCACGATGCTCACGGTTCAAGTCCTGCGCGATCAAACCGTTATTTGGGAAGCCCTCTCCCTCAATGAAATGGTGATCCACAAAGAACCCCTGACGGGAATGTGCCACTTTGAAGTGGATGTGGGTGCCCATGCCCGCGTGGATATTGCTGCTGATGGCTTGATTCTCTCCACCCCCACCGGTTCTACGGCCTATGCCCTCTCGGCGGGTGGCCCTGTGATTACCCCCGGTGTGGCGGCTTTACAATTGGTGCCCATTTGTCCCCACTCTTTAGCCTCCCGTGCCCTTGTCTTTGCCAACAGCGAACCGGTGTGGATTTATCCAGCGAACCCCTTCAAGCATCTCATTCTGGTGGTGGATGGCAATGCGGGCTGCTACATTCAGCCAGAGGATCAAGTTTTTGTGCAACGTGCCCCCTACCGTGCCCGCTTCATTCGCCTGCGTGCGCCAGAATTCTTCCATGTGCTGCGGCAAAAACTGGGCTGGGGACTGCCCCATGTAGCCAAACCACGCCCCAAGAATAGTCCAAATCCCTAGGGCAAATGGTCTCGAAGGAACCCCCGATGACAACAGCAGCCGAACGGATTCAACAACTGCGGCACCTGCTTCAGCGTGCGAGCTACGCCTACTATGCCCTCGATCAGCCGATCATGGAAGATGAAGTCTATGACCAGCTCTATCGCGAACTGCAGGAACTCGAAGCGGCTCATCCTGAGTACATCACCCCCGACAGCCCTACCCAGCGGGTCGGCGAAGCTCCCGTCAGTCAATTTGAGAGTGTCAGCCATCGCATTCCCCTCTATAGCCTCGAAAATGCCTTTACCTTTGCCGATATGGTGGCGTGGCAGGAACGCTGGCAGCGCTATTGGCGTAGCCTACGGCGAGAGGAGCCAATTCCCCCGACGGAATATGTCTGCGAACTCAAAATGGATGGCGTGGCCCTTGCTTTGACCTATGAAAACGGGTTATTGGTGCGGGGGGCAACTCGGGGCGATGGCCAACGCGGTGAGGATATTACCAGCAATGTGCGCACGATTCGCACCATTCCCCTGCGGCTAGCCGTCGAGAACCCACCACCAATCGTTGAAGTTCGTGGGGAAGCTTTTTTGCCTTTGGCGCGATTCCATCAACTCAACCAAGAACGCCAAGCCCAAGGAGAAGCTCCCTTTGCTAATCCCCGTAATGCCGCCGCCGGTACTCTCCGTCAACTGGATCCGCGCATTGTTGCCCAACGCCAACTGGACTTCTTTGCCTATGCGCTGCATTTACCTGAAGGGGGTAGCGTTCCCTTGGGTGAGCACCAAGCAGGGGAACCCCAATCGCAGCGGCAAGTGCTCAATGCGCTGCAACGCCTTGGCTTTCGGGTCAATCCCCACAATGCCGACTGCCCTGACCTAGAGGCGGTGAAAGCCTACTACGACCACTGGCAAACTGCACGCCACCAACTGCCCTATCTGACCGATGGCATTGTGGTCAAGCTCAATGATTTAACGCTGCAACAGGCTCTTGGCTTTACGCAAAAGTTTCCCCGAGGTTGTATTGCTTGGAAGTATGAACCGGAACAGGCGATTACCGATGTGGTGACAATTACGGTTCAGGTGGGACGCACGGGTGCGCTCACCCCAGTCGCTGAACTGGTGCCAGTGCAATTAGTGGGTACCACGGTATCACGGGCAACGCTGCACAATGCAGACTACATTGCCGAATTGGATTTGCACATTGGCGATAAGGTGGTGATCCACAAAGCCGGCGAAATCATTCCAGAGATTGTGCGGGTCTTTCCCGAATTGCGATCGCCAACGGCTCAACCCTTTACGATGCCCACCGTGTGTCCTGAATGTCATCAGCCGGTGGTGCGCCCTGCCAACGAAGCTGTGAGTCGCTGTGTCAATCCGCGGTGTCCGGCGATCGTGCGCGGCCAAATCCTCCACTGGGCAAGTCGGGATGCCTTGGATATTCAAGGGTTAGGGGAAAAGCTAGTACAGCAATTGGTGGCCAAGGAGTTGGTGCACACCCCAGCGGATCTCTATCGCCTGACGGCAGCACAACTGTTGCGCCTTGAGCGCATGGGTCAAAAGTCCGCTGCTAAATTGTTGCAGGCGATCGCCGACTCGAAAGAACAACCGTGGCCACGGGTGCTCTATGGCCTAGGCATCCGCCATGTGGGGAGTGTCAATGCCCAAGTGCTTGCCGATCAATTCAAGTCTGTTGAGGAGCTGGCCGCTGCTACCGTCGCCGATCTGTGTGGGGTCTATGGCATTGGTGAGGAAATTGCCCAAGCGGTTCACGAGTGGTTCCAAGACCCAGCGCACCAAACCCTCATTGCTGATCTCAAAGCCTTGGGGCTACAACTGGCGGCGGCGATCGCCACTGCACCAACGACTGGGCAACCCCTTGCGGGCAAACGTTTTGTGATTACAGGCACCCTACCCAGCCTCACCCGTGAAGCAGCCAAAACGCTGATCCAGCAACATGGCGGTCAAGTGAGTGAGAGTGTCAGTCGGCAAACGGATTATCTAGTGGTGGGCGAAAAAGCGGGGAGTAAACTGCGACGCGCTCAAGAATTGGGCATCCCCTGCATCAGTGAAACAGAACTTATAGAAATGTGTCGTTAGACAAAAAATTAGTGGGAGTACGGCGTCACGACCCTGAAAAATCTTTTAGCCTAAAAAGTGTGGCTGCTTAGTACCTAACGTTCAAGCACAATAGGGGGCAATTCGCTGATCTATGGTTTCTGTCACGCCGTCTCGACCTGCTGGGAGTGCCAATGCTATGACCCGTGCTCAGGGCTATCAGCATCAGTTACACCAAACTCATCCGACGCGCACCAATCACTATAGCCTGCGGGACTATCTGCAATTTGATCGCCAACGGGGCAGCATTACCGACTGGTATGATCAGCGGATCGCTCTAGCGACAGAAGACTTTGTCATTGGCCTAGTGGAAGGTCTCGAAGAGGAAGTTGGCCCTGCTTCTGCCCTCGTCATGTACAAAATTGGCGAAGAGTGGGGCAAACGCGATGCGGTTGTCTTTAAGCAACACTTTGAGCAAGAGTACCAGCGCGAACTACGCAAGGCCGCCTTGACATTTATCCTTGAGGCTTGGTGGTGGCCCTTTACGACCCTAGGCTGGGGCAACTGGGAAGTGGATCTCACGGAGCAAAAGAATGGTTTTATGTTCATCAATATCTTTGACTCCGTGGTGGCGCGCACCCTTGGGGATGTGGGTAAGCCCGTCTGCTACATCTATGCCGGTCTGTTTGCGGGCTTCTTTACGGGATTGATTCAAAAGCCCCTGAGTTGTATCGAGTTGCAGTGCTATGCCATGGGGGAAACCTACTGTAAGTTTCTCGTCGGTAAACAGGATCGCATTGATGCTGCTGCCTTCTGGCAAAACGAAGGAGCCACGGCACGGGATATTGAAAAACGCCTGCGCCAAGGGGAGTTGGTGAAACGATAAGCTCCAGGTGAGTGTGTTCATTTATTTTCTAGCGAGGGTTGCCCTATGTTCCGTCAGTTGAATCACTTAACCGTTGTTGCCGATGGTCGCTATGCCCGTCCTGAGGAATTGAACTTTCTGCGGGATTATCTGGCCTCGGTGGAGAGTCGCATCAGTGCCTACGAAAAAATCCGCACTGAGGCGGAAATGATGGCGGATAAAATTCAATCCATGCAAAAGGCAGAAAATCCCCGCTGCTTCCAGTTCATCAATGGCGATCGCTCAGAAATTTGCCGTCGTGATTTAGTGGATACCATTCGTCTGTGTGCCTCGGCCATGCTTTTTGCGGAGTTGGACTTGCTGCGGGATAATTTCTTACTTTGGTACCGCACCATTGTCAAATCCTTTAACTACGAAGCAACTGCCTCCTCCACCTATGGCAAGTACCTGCCGAATATGATGAAGCAACTGCTCACGCCCGAAGAACAACGGGTGATGCAGCCTGTCCTTGCCCTCGGCAGTTCAATTTTGTCAGAATAGAGTTGTTGTGGGGTGGGACTGATGCTGCGTCAACTAGAAAAACTCAGCCTTGAGGCCGATGGCCGCTATGCCAGTGCCAAGGAACTGGAATTTCTCAGAAATTATCTAGCAGCAGCGGAGCAGCGCATTCGTGCCTACGAAAAAATCCGCGATGCTGAAGAGAAAATCCTAGATCAGGTGGAGCAGCAACTGCGCGCCAAAAGTCCCCATATTTTCCGTAAGGGCAATCACGACTATTCCGCCGTGTGTCGGCGCGATCGCAAGCATGTGCTGCGCCTAGCGGCAGCGGCGATGTTATTTGCCGATTTGGATGCCCTGCGGGATGGCTTCTTGCTGTGGTACCGCACGATCATTAAGGCCTTCAAGGATGAAAAGGTGGCACAAGTGACGTACCAAGTCCTGCCCCAAGCGGTCAATCAAGTGCTCTCGGGAGAGGAAACACCGTTAATGCAGCCTGTGATGGCACTGACCCAGTCCATCCTAGGGGAATCGGCTTGAGCACCTGAGCAGTGTGGCAAAAATGCGCTAGCCTAGAAGCACCGATTGCACGGGGCAATTTATCACTCCTGCGATCGCCTTTGGCGTACCATTGGTATTCGCCGCTATAGTATTACTAAGATTCATTGGGATACACAAAGGCATGACCATATCGGCGCAATTGCTGCAACGGGCAGATTTGATCGGTACACAGGTAATTACCCGTGATACTGGTCGGAAGTTAGGCGTCATTAATCAAGTTTGGGTCGATATTGACCAGCGGCAAGTGGTGGCCTTGGGGGTACGCAATACCCTCTTTACAGGGGAGCAACGCTACATTCTTCTCGACAGTATTCGCCAAATTGGCGATGTCATTCTCGTTGAGCACGATGATGATGTCACCGAAGCTCTCAATACCTACAACTACAGCACACTGATTGATAGTGAGATTGTCACCGAAACCGGCGAAGTGCTGGGTAAGGTACGGGGCTTTAAGTTTGATCCTGAAACGGGCGACATTACGGATTTGATTTTGGCTTCCATTGGCTTGCCTTGGATTCCGGCGCAACTGATTAGCACCTACGAGTTGCCCATTGAGGAAATTGTCAGCACCGGCCCTGATCGCATTATTGTCTTTGAAGGGGCAGAAACCCGCCTGCGGCAATTAACAGTGGGTCTCTTAGAACGGGTCGGCTTGGGGGCACCCCCTTGGGAAAGCGACGAGGACGAGTACTATCAACCCGTTACGCCGAGCAGTAATCAATTGCCCTCCGGAGCGCGATCGCCTGTCTATCCCCCCCAACGCAGCCGCAGTGATTACGAAGCCGATTGGGAAACCGCTCCCCGGCGGCGCCGTCGCCAGCCCGAGTATGTGGAGTATGAGGAGGAGTATGAGTACGAAGAGCGTCCCCGCTCGCGTCAAGTTAAACCTCCAGCTCCAGCCATGCCCGTAGAACTGCCGGAATCGGAACCCACTGCCGATCCTTGGGAAGAACAACAACCGATTCGCCTTGAGCAGCGGCAGAAGCAAGAGGAATACGATCACGAATAGTCGGGAATAGTCCACAATGGCCTATGTCCCACTGGCCACGGTACTTCAGCAATGGCAGCAGGCTCCTGAATGGCAACAGCCGCAACACTTCTTGCGTCTTTTGGAGCAGTGGCCGCAGCTCGTGGGGGCGGTCGTCGCTGAGCACGCTGTTCCTGTGGAACTCACCAGTCAAGGGGTTTTGCAGGTGGCCGTTGCCAGTAGTACTTGGGCACATCATCTGATGTTCTCGCGATCGCCCGTCATGGTCAAAATTCAGCAGACCCTTGGTATTCCCCTCAGTGATATTCGCTTTTCCAATCGGGACTGGCAACCCCAACGCTCGGCGATCGCTAGCCATGAGGCCTTACCGAAAGTCGGGAATCTTCCCAGTGTGGCGCCTGCGGCCACTCCCCAAGAGGCTTTTCAACGATGGCAAGCCCAAGTGCGCCAGCGATCGCGAGACTATCCTCTTTGCCCCCGCTGTCAGTGCCCTACGCCAATCCAAGAATTGCAGCGCTGGGGAGTCTGTGGGCTGTGTTATGCACGGCCTAGATGCCAGAGCCGTTGAGAAACTCTTCAATGGGGCGATCGCTCAGGCGGCAGGCTTGACCTTGGGAGGCTTGCAAATGTCCTTGCGCCAGAGCAGGCACCTTTTCCTGCTGTTGCAGTGTTTGCACCTGTTTCTCTAGGAGTTCAATGCGATCCAAGAGATAGCGAATTGCTTCGGCCTCAGAGTCTGGCAGTTGACCGTGTTCCAAGGGGGCAATTTTGGCACCTGCACGATAGACAATTCGCCCGGGAATCCCCACCACGGTACAATCCGAGGGCACATCTCGCAGCACCACAGACCCCGCGCCAATGCGCACATTGTCCCCAATCGTGAGGTTGCCCAACACCTTTGCCCCAGCACCGACAACCACATTTTCACCGAGGGTAGGGTGCCGCTTTCCCGTTTCTTTACCGGTACCGCCGAGGGTCACTCCCTGATAAATCAAACAGTAATTGCCCACAATCGCAGTCTCGCCAATGACGACCCCCATGCCGTGATCAATGAAAACGCCCTTGCCAATCGTGGCGCCGGGGTGAATTTCAATCCCCGTCAGCAGGCGAGCAATGTGAGAAATAAAGCGGGGGATAAAGGGAATACCCCGCCGCCAAAGCCAGTGGCTCAACCGATGGAGAACAATGGCCTGAAGTCCGGGATAGCAAAAAACAACCTCTAACCAATTGCGGGCAGCGGGATCCCGCTCAAAGATAATTTGGAAATCTGCTTTGAGGGTGCTGAGCACACGCGGCTCCTTGGCAGTGATGCAACCTAAACAGCAGTTTTGATCTTAGCGGATTTTGCCAAGGTCTAAGAGGCTTCAGGAGGCCACCAAAGGGGAAGGTTGCGATCGCCGAGTGCGCTGTAGGCCATATTCGAGGGCTTCGGCAACTGCTTGGTAGGAAGCTTCAATGATATTGGCAGAGACACCGACTGTTGCCCAGCGATCGCGCCCATTACTGGATTCCACCAGCACCCGTGTTTTGGCTGCCGTGCCGGCATGGCCATCTAAAATCCGCACCTTGTAGTCCGTCAGGTGAAACTCGGCAATCTCTGGATAGAAGGACATCAAGGCCTTGCGCAGCGCCTGATCCAATGCCGAGACAGGACCATTGCCCTCTGCCGCCGTGAGCATCTCCTCCCCATTGACTTCAACTTTGACCGTGGCCAGAGACTGGCTGCGAATCGTGGCCTCTAGTTGGCGTGAATCGGTGCGGCAAAAAACATCAAAGCCCTTGAGGGTAAAGGGTCGCTGGCGCTGCCCTAGAACCTCCTGAATCAGCAGTTCAAAGCTCGCTTCCGCCGCTTCAAATTGATAGCCTTCGCTTTCTAGGTGTTTAATCCGCTCCAAAATCGTCCGACTCAGGGGATGCTGCCGATCCAACTCAAAGCCGAGTTCACTGGTTTTCGCCAAAATATTGCTGATACCCGCCTGCTCAGAAATAATAATGCGCCGTTGATTGCCCACCCAATGCGGCTCAATGTGTTCGTAGGTACGGGGGTTACGCTGCACGGCACTGACATGGATTCCCCCCTTGTGGGCAAAGGCCGACAGACCCACATAGGGCGCGTGATCATCGGGGGCAAGGTTGACAATTTCACTCACATGGCGGCTGACTTCCGTCAGTGTCGCCAACTGCTCCGGAGTGACACAGTCATAGCCGAGTTTCAATTGCAGATTGGGAATCAGGGTGCACAGATTGGCATTGCCGCAGCGTTCGCCATAGCCGTTGATCGTTCCCTGCACCATCCGCACACCACTTTGCACCGCCGCAAGGGCATTGGCTACTGCCGTCCCGGCATCATTGTGGGTGTGAATCCCCAGACAATCAAGGCCACCAAAGTGCGCCATTACGTCTGCCACTACGGCTTGAATTTGATGGGGGAGGCAACCGCCATTGGTATCACACAGAACGAGCCATTCTGCCCCAGCAGCCAAAGCCGTTTCAAGGGTTTGTAGGGCATAGTCTGGATTGGCAAGATAGCCATCAAACCAATGCTCAGCATCGTAGATCACCCGCCGTCCTTGGGAGCGGAGGAACTGGATTGAGTCGGCAATCATGGCGCAGTTTTCGGCCAAGGTGGTCTTGAGGCCGTCGGTGACATGCAGATCCCAAGATTTGCCAAAGAGTGTCACCCAGCGGGTACCGGCCGCTAGAATCGGCTCAAACATTGGCTCTTCTGCGGCCTTGCGGCCGGGGCGACGAGTGGCACAAAAAGCAACGATTTCTGCCTGTTGGAGGGGCGTTTCCTGCAACTGCCAAAAAAACTGTACGTCCTTGGGATTGGCACCCGGCCACCCCCCCTCAATAAAGGGAATGCCAAGGCGATCCAGTTGACGGGCAATCCGCAGTTTATCCTCGAGGGAGAGGGAGAGACCTTCCCGCTGGGCGCCATCGCGGAGAGTGGTATCGTACAGCCAAATTTTCACTGTGCCGACTCTCCCTTGGGATGCTCATAGTCATTGGCGTAAGCCTGCAGCAAAGAACTGACTTGGGAAAAGACCTCTTTACCAGAGGTTTTGCCAATGGCCGATCGCTCCGGATGAAATTGTGGCCGTGCCATGCTGCGGTTAATCGCCTCTTGGACTTGGGCGCGAATCAGATCCATGAGTTCCTCTTCAGCCCGCTGGCGTTGATACTGTGCGCCCTCTTCGGTTGTGGCGTAGAGCGGGGGAAGGCGGTTGAGGGCGTAGGCGGCAATATCTCCCAAATCAAGGGCGCATTCTTGCTCCGCTTCAATGGCAGCAATGCGGGTAATTGCCTCGGTGAGCACCAATTCTTCCATGACGTTGATAAATTGCTTGCGGGGAACCGCCACCACTTGCCCCGTCAATAGGGCACCCATAAGGCGATCCAACGCCATATAGTCTTCCACGGAGAGTTCGGTGGCTTTGTCGCAAATGCGTCCTACTTCTGCCTCCTGCGTTGGTGTGAGATAACCATTGCGCAGTGCTTGTTCAACAATCTCTTGAATCCCCATACGTGTTTCCGCCGTAATTGCTGTAGGGGCACTCCCCCACTCAAATTTAGTATATGCCGAGGAACTGCCAAGGGCAGGGGGAATTTTGCACTGTAGGTAGTCCATATTTTAGAAAAAGGCGGTAACGCTAAGATAACGATAAGAACTGTTGCAAAGAACTGCCAAATCCTACGAAATCTTTATATTTATACCTGTATAGCCAAGTGGTAAAATTGTCGTAGGAAATAATTAAAGGCTAGCAGTCGCCCACATCATTCTCATTTCTTCTTCTGTTGCAGCCTATGGTTGTTTGGTTGTCATCTTTTTTACATACCGTAGAGCCATTACTAGTCCCAATTTGTTTTTGTTTTGCTTGGCTGCTGCTGGCAATCATGGCGTGGAATGTGTGGCACTTCACACAGGAGGGGCTGGCGATCGCCCGCCGTCTGCATCAAATTCCCTGTTCTCGCTGTCGTTTCTTTTCAGGAGACTACCGCCTCAAGTGTTCCCTACATCCCGATTGGGCAGCTACTGAAGCCGCCATTCAATGTCCCGACTATCATTTTGAATAAAGCACCGAGAGACCGAATTTATTCCTCTAGGGAGTTGGAAAAGGGAGCACCGTGCTCACACAGTATCCACAATTAGTCATCTCCACCGAGGCCAGCACCTATATCGTCCCTCTTACCCAAGGCAATTCATGGGTGATTGGTCGAGGTAAAGACTGCACAATTGTTTTGGCGGATCGCTGGTCTTCCCGTCGCCATGCCATGATTCAGCGTCTGGATAATGATGATTATTATCTCATTGATTTGGGGAGTCGTAATGGCTGTGTGCTGAATGGTCAAATGATTCAGGTGCCGACGCTCCTCAAAACGGGCGATCGCTTTATTATCGGCAAAACAACCCTTGAATTTCGTACCGATGAGGCTGTCTCCACCACCCCGCCGGCTGCCCCTCTTGCCCTTCAACCCACCATTCTCATCATTCAACCCCCCGGCATTCAAGTACAAATTTGGCAAGAATTGCTGCGCAGTCAGGGGTTAGAAGTTATCGTTGAATCGGGGCAAATCAATAGCCGCCGCATTATTAGTGATTTTGTGACCGTGATGCAGCGCAACCCTGACCTGTTGCTCCTTGATTCGCAACTGGAAACCCCGGATATTGGTAACCTTTTGAATTGGATCAAGGCAACCTATCCCAAGCTGCGCAGTTTCATTATTGACCGCTACGACAACCATATTTCCCCCATGCAGCGACAATGGGCAGTAGAACATGGGGCAATTGATTGGCTGCCCGCACTGCCCGATGAAAATCTCACCATGTTTGGGGCAGAAATTGCAGCTCAATTACGCCGCATTCTCAAGGCCTTGGGACGCAACAAACTAGAGCAAGACAGGCTCGCAGTGGCTCTTTTGAATCTGCAATTGGCGACCAATGATGATTTGCCCTCCCAGTTGCTCAGTGAGTATGTCAATCGCCCGCCCTTTCCCCCTGAATAGTTGGCAGTTGATCCACCTGAAAATACTGGTGAAAGCGCTCAGTGACTTGGAGGATGTAGGAGCGACTTTGGCTATCCCGCCGCCGCTGAATAAACCCAAGGGTGAGGAGTTCTTGAATGTGTTGGTAGGCACTGGATCCCCGCAGTTCAATCACCTCTGGTTGGCGAATGGGGCCACGAAAAGCAATCAGGGCTAATGTGCGCTGTGCCGCAACCCCCAATTCAACGGGGATAAGGGACTGAACCAATTCTTGAAAGGCGGGCTTGAGTTGCAGGCTGTATCTATCGTCAATTTGGACAATTTCAAGGGCCGTTTGGCGATGGGCATAGTCGTTGAGTAGCTCAATCAGTGCCATTTCAACGGCCTCAGGAGCAGTGGCGGCAAGGGTTGCTAGTTCAGCAAGGGTCAGGGGCTGCGCCTTCAGGTAGAGAATGGCCTCCACCCGCATCGTTAATGTACGCAGGTCAGTGTCCCCTTGCATAGGCTATTGCCAGCGGAACAGGGCCGCTCCCCAAGTTAACCCCGCACCAAAGCCAGCGGTGGCAATTAAGTCTCCGGGTTGAATATGCCCCTGTTGAATCGGAGCCGTCAGGGCAAGGGGAATCGAGGCGGCGGAGGTATTACCATACTGACCCACATTGCTAATCACCTTTTCCTGAGGAATGCCCAAACGCTGGGCAACCGCGTCCAGAATGCGTTGATTGGCCTGATGCAACACCAGCCAGTCAATTTCCTCAACCGTACACCCCGCGCGGTGCAGGGCTTTCTCAATGACTTCAGGGACTTGGGTGACGGCAAAGCGATAAACTTCACGGCCATTCATGGCAATGGGAGCAAATCCCCCTTGGGCGATCGCGAGATTGTCCCCTAAGGTCTGGGGAGTACCAGCAAAGGCAAGGGTAAGGTGCTCATTGAGGCGACCATCACTGCGCAATTCAAAGCTCAAGAGTTGATCAGCATCGCTGGCTTGCAAGACCATCGCGCCGGCGCCATCGCCAAAGAGAATGCAGGTGCGGCGATCGCCCCAATCCACCCAGCGCGACAGAATATCACCACCAATGACCAAGGCACTGCGGTAGGCACCGGTGCGCAAATACTGAGCCGCCGTAACCAAGGCAAAGAGAAAGCCAGAACAGGCAGCCGTTAAGTCAAAGGCCACGGCATTTATCGCACCAATGCGAGTTTGCACCAAGCAGGCGGTGCCAAAGAGATCATCGGGCGTAGAGGTCGCCAAGATGATTAAATCGACTGCTGTGGGTTCTAGGCCGGCCATCTGTAGGGCTGCGCCCGCCGCTTCGCTGGCCAAATCCACAAGACGCTGGTCAGGAGCTGCCACGTGCCGTTCTTGAATGCCCGTACGGGATTGAATCCACTCATCAGACGTATCCACAAGGGCACTGAGGTGGGCATTGGTCAAGCATTGACGGGGGATTGCCGCGCCCACACCGCTAAATTTAACGCCCTGCACAGTCACTAAGCCTGATCCTCAACGGCAACGGCATGCTGATAACAGGCCTGAATCCGCTCTGAAACGCGATGATCCACCGCTTCCTTGGCTAGGCGAATGGCATTGAAAATCGAGGGCGCTTGGGAACTGCCGTGGCTAATGATACAGATGCCATCCACCCCCAACAGCAAACCACCGCCATGTTCGGCATGATCAATGCGCTGCTTAATTTTGCGGAGATTGGGACGCAGCAGCGCCGTACCCAGTTGCCCGCGCCAGCCCCGAGGTAGCTCTTCACGGAGAATTTGGACAAGGACACTACCCAAGGATTCAGCAAATTTAAGCAGAACATTGCCAACAAAGCCATCACAGACCACGACATCAAATTGTCCCGACAGAACATCGCGGCCTTCGGCATTGCCCAAGAAGGAGATTTGGCGATTTTGCCGCAGGAGTTGATGTGCCTTTAGGGCCAGATCATTGCCTTTGCAGTCCTCTTCGCCAATGTTAAGCAAGCCCACTTTGGGATCTTCGACATCCAAGACGTACTGGCTGTAGATCGAACCCATGACCGCAAATTGCTCAAGGTATTTCGGGCGGCAGTCCACATTGGCACCGACATCGAGGACAAGAACGGATT includes:
- a CDS encoding allophycocyanin, giving the protein MLRQLEKLSLEADGRYASAKELEFLRNYLAAAEQRIRAYEKIRDAEEKILDQVEQQLRAKSPHIFRKGNHDYSAVCRRDRKHVLRLAAAAMLFADLDALRDGFLLWYRTIIKAFKDEKVAQVTYQVLPQAVNQVLSGEETPLMQPVMALTQSILGESA
- a CDS encoding NAD(+) kinase; amino-acid sequence: MKAGIIYNEGKPLAVELATHVRQILELQGWEVHMATGIGGILGYSRPDSPVCHTPIDQLVPPGFDASMAFAVVLGGDGTVLSAFRQLAPCEIPLLTINTGHLGFLTEGYVADLEPALDQVLRGDYTIEDRTMLTVQVLRDQTVIWEALSLNEMVIHKEPLTGMCHFEVDVGAHARVDIAADGLILSTPTGSTAYALSAGGPVITPGVAALQLVPICPHSLASRALVFANSEPVWIYPANPFKHLILVVDGNAGCYIQPEDQVFVQRAPYRARFIRLRAPEFFHVLRQKLGWGLPHVAKPRPKNSPNP
- a CDS encoding allophycocyanin — its product is MFRQLNHLTVVADGRYARPEELNFLRDYLASVESRISAYEKIRTEAEMMADKIQSMQKAENPRCFQFINGDRSEICRRDLVDTIRLCASAMLFAELDLLRDNFLLWYRTIVKSFNYEATASSTYGKYLPNMMKQLLTPEEQRVMQPVLALGSSILSE
- a CDS encoding V4R domain-containing protein; protein product: MVSVTPSRPAGSANAMTRAQGYQHQLHQTHPTRTNHYSLRDYLQFDRQRGSITDWYDQRIALATEDFVIGLVEGLEEEVGPASALVMYKIGEEWGKRDAVVFKQHFEQEYQRELRKAALTFILEAWWWPFTTLGWGNWEVDLTEQKNGFMFINIFDSVVARTLGDVGKPVCYIYAGLFAGFFTGLIQKPLSCIELQCYAMGETYCKFLVGKQDRIDAAAFWQNEGATARDIEKRLRQGELVKR
- a CDS encoding NAD(P)H-binding protein, which produces MNVFIVGGTGTLGRQIVRRALDEGHQVYCFVRSPAKATFLREWGATILQGNLCAADSILEALQYAKASVVIDASATRPTDTLTIEAVDWQGKVNLIQAAQAADIEHLIFFSIMGAQDYPHVPLMQIKHCTEDFLRESGLNYTILRPCGFFQGLIGQYAIPILENQSIWVLGESTAIAYMDTQDVAKFAVRAIDRPATYGKTFDLAGTRAWTADEIIKLCENLSGQEAKITRLPIGVLRAARQATQWFQWTWNISDRLAFTEVIASGQVFNAPMEEVYRTFDLDPSETLTLEAYLQDYFTRILRKLKELDYEKAKQKKSGRKKRSPFKSTP
- the ligA gene encoding NAD-dependent DNA ligase LigA; the protein is MTTAAERIQQLRHLLQRASYAYYALDQPIMEDEVYDQLYRELQELEAAHPEYITPDSPTQRVGEAPVSQFESVSHRIPLYSLENAFTFADMVAWQERWQRYWRSLRREEPIPPTEYVCELKMDGVALALTYENGLLVRGATRGDGQRGEDITSNVRTIRTIPLRLAVENPPPIVEVRGEAFLPLARFHQLNQERQAQGEAPFANPRNAAAGTLRQLDPRIVAQRQLDFFAYALHLPEGGSVPLGEHQAGEPQSQRQVLNALQRLGFRVNPHNADCPDLEAVKAYYDHWQTARHQLPYLTDGIVVKLNDLTLQQALGFTQKFPRGCIAWKYEPEQAITDVVTITVQVGRTGALTPVAELVPVQLVGTTVSRATLHNADYIAELDLHIGDKVVIHKAGEIIPEIVRVFPELRSPTAQPFTMPTVCPECHQPVVRPANEAVSRCVNPRCPAIVRGQILHWASRDALDIQGLGEKLVQQLVAKELVHTPADLYRLTAAQLLRLERMGQKSAAKLLQAIADSKEQPWPRVLYGLGIRHVGSVNAQVLADQFKSVEELAAATVADLCGVYGIGEEIAQAVHEWFQDPAHQTLIADLKALGLQLAAAIATAPTTGQPLAGKRFVITGTLPSLTREAAKTLIQQHGGQVSESVSRQTDYLVVGEKAGSKLRRAQELGIPCISETELIEMCR